The genomic region TGGTTTGCATATGGTAATACAAGATTTATGTGTTTGAAAATACTTCGTGTATCTCTCATACGGATAGTAAGTGACAAATTACTATTTAgagattttattttgtaatattcatgaGTTAGAAATTGTCACATGCGGAACTGAACATTAATTATACGAACTTTTGAATGAAACTGGTGAAGAACTAAATAATAAGTCAACCACGTTATATCTGTTATATAGAGTAGCGAACACGCTTTTCGTCCAGTACCAGGGTTTATCGGGTCAACTCGGATACGAGGGGCTAATTATATCATCTATTACTTGAACGCTTGTTTCGGTCTGAACTACATTAAGTtggttaagtttatttttattgattatatttaaattagtCATTAGAAATCAGAATTAAGTTTACGATTTTATTAAcatcaagttttatattattaacatttaatcatCACTCAGAAAGAACTGGCGAATTAGTAGGTTTTGTAATTCGTAATTTTATCTTTTGTGAAGCCCAAACGTTGTTATAAGCGAGTTTGTTTACAGGTTTTATCACTCGTAAAGATGTTGTGCATTTAAAAGTATAAAGATTTGTATTAATCGCCAAATATAGAGCTCCATGCAGACTCAACAGCAAATCTGAGGACCCATAACTAAAAATTTGATTTCAGAAACAGTTGAGAGTATGGCACAGATACCCcgttgtgtagctctgcgcttataaacacaaattaacagAAGAAGtgtgtaaatgttaaaaagttccATCTGACACAAAATTACAATCATCATTTCCTCAAGGCTACAGACCTGATGGCTTTTTGTTACTGTAGAATAGCGTaagtattaataatacatttctaTCACAACTATACTCCTCATAAATGTAACTGTAAGTTAGTCTTATCATGAACTGTGAGCAAGCGTAACAGTAAAGGGAACTGGGCGTTCACCTTTATTGTTACACTTGTACTTACACAAGAACTGGAGAGATTGGAACGTTAGAGGAAGTGTGACGCTGTTCGTTGTAGGTTAATTatcttgataaaaaaacaacaacaacaaaatatagatgcataatttaaatacaaataacatggTAGAACAACACATGTTaagtacattttatttgtatgtgtgAATGCAGCATATAAGAGAGCCAGTTACGATTTTagtgatatttattaaattatatatatataaacgaaagATAAGCAGGCATATGGATAGGTAGTGGGGAAGTTCTAAACATTTACTTGAAAAGGATCCATGACGTATCCTTTTCTTTTTAAGACAAAACATTTTCGAACAGAAGTCAACCGGTTTTTCCTTCATCCCACGCTGTGTTGGTATTACCTTTCTGAATCGGGTCGGCACACGCCTGGGGTGTTATCCTCATGAGTGTATCGTGGCAGGCGCGTTGCACTCAGCACCATCCAATATGCTTGCGAGCCTCATGAACCACTTTTTGGCATTCTTGCTTGAAGAAGGCCGCAGAGCAAGGTCGGGGTAATTGTATCCATAGGCACTAACTAGCCTCCTGTCAGACATTGCTGTTATCATTGTTTTCATTGAAGTCTATGAGCATTAGCAGGTTTCTCCTACTTTCATTTCCAAGTTTGAAACTTTTCGAAAAAGCCATtttgcttgtttattattattattaaaatttatcatatattGAAATTCAGCAAACGCTTATTAATACTCTCTTTATTTGAGCAAATATTTTAACcgtttttaactatatattttgttttgataaaaccTGTCGAATTGGTAATTGAACTGGAATCCTTTATATAAATCGTAGGACTAATAGAGaacagtgttgttttatttttccgaAGTTGTTATGTCTCCAACACAAATTCTAATATGTGGGATATGAAAAATCATAGCACgaaaaaataaaccattaaattttcgtttctgtTATTTATGTATACTTAACAAGTCATCAGTGTAGGGGGTCTTCAAGGTTAGAGGTATAAACTTCAGCTCAGTCTTCAACCTCGAATGATGTGCCCTAATCAGTCTTGTATAGAGCAATAAAAACTCACTAGCACTGTCTCATCCTTTAGTTATGCTAACGTTTTATTTGAAGAGCTATTTATGAAGTTATTTTCTATCATggcccgtcatggtcaggtggttgaggcacgtgacttgtaatctgagggtagtgggttcgaattcctgtcacaccaaacatgcttgccctttcagctgtgggggcgttataatgtaacggtcaatcccactattcgctggtaaaaaagtagcccaagagttggcggtaggtggtgatgacaagctgccttctctctacttttacactgctaaaatagggacggctaccacagatagctctcgtgtagctttgcgcgaaattcaaaagcaaacaaacaatcttgttgaattgtttttaaattattcttttcgGCGTTATTAAGTGTATAACGTATTTAATAATTGATGTAAATGGGATGTTTGTGAaggtttaaaatacaaataactctTTTATTGTGATATAACACTGAAATAAACACTGTTGAGTAAAAGCTCATGAATTGGTAATGAACATACGGCTAGAACAACATATGTTCTAGTATAGTTCATCACAGACAGTTAACAGTGTAGTACAAGTTTGGTTCTTCAGTCAGTCAGTCGGTCGGACATCAACACCACTTACAACTTCTCTATAACTTTGGGCTTTCATCATTTAGGTCATAATCTGAATCTGGCCCAAAGGTAACGAACCCCCAATTTAACTGAACTATGTACAAACCGGAGTCGCCtttctttttctaaatttctTCGCGGTGGCGTTGTTATACCAGTTTTGCTGCAATTAACCTAACGTTCCGCAACACGAACATATATGTGTATAGGTATTGTAGGGTGGCAGAGGGCGCTGCCGATGCCCTGCCTTGGGCACGGCGTCGCCCGCAAGTAGTTGAACTGTCAGATTTCGTCGAGTAATGTTGGAGAGTGGACTGGTTAGATGGAACGTGAAGTgtattgaatttttgttttgttgatagGCGCTTTTGAATTAGATAACCTTCGACGATAACATCTCGGTGGAAGACGAAACTACGCTGATTAAAATAAGTACTTTGTTTTCTTCCAGGTGGAAGAAGTTGAACCGATGAGCCAAGTACAGGATGACCTTAGTGTTACCAGCGTTTTGTAGTAACTGCCCAAATTCTTCcctattttgtaataattacccTCCAAACTCTTTCCtgttttctgaaaatataaacacaTCAAGCATGCCTTGTGGTTTTGACAGTGAACCTTTGGATTTCGAATCTGTACTGCTTTCAGTCGAATGGCCGTCGACGTTACGCGATTTGCCCGAGACAACTCACGACAACGATGCATCAAAAATTGTTCCAGGTAAGGCACTTTATAACATACCAACTTGAACTTATTGGAGagaaggttttgttttccttttactaCTTGTCCGATGAGATGGCGCTGTTTGCTCAGaagatgtatatatgtataaatatataatgaccTCTTTGTCTGTACGTGTAACCAGTTTATTAGAATAATCTCTATACTGCACTTGtgtctttttcttttctaaaaccagttagGTTCAAATGGGTCAATGAACTAGGAATATAAATTGTGGTCGGGAAAATGTGCTTTTAAGTTTCAGTTATCTTGCTAAACAGGACGGCTGAAAAGTCTCGTCAAATTGCTGTCTCGTTCACataataaaaattagataaacaatgtaatatcaaataaaataattacatagtATAGAAACTGAGAAATCCGATTTCGTTTGTACCTTGATAATCAGTTACTTTtcttgaatatctttatcttgaattttttttatcttgcatgaaaaatgttgaaagtaCTTCTACAAACTAAATGAagagaaacaccaatgtgattgTTTCATGAGAGCCTGCACTTTAACTTAACCCTTGTATTACATTGCACTGTGAGGTCATCGACATGTTGTAAGTTTGTGTGTGCGTTGGGTTTTACAGTAAAAGTCTATGTCACATTCTAGTGTTTTCCCAAAGTGTGGAGGGCTCCACCCCTCATCCAGGGCGGCGCAAATGATCTGTTTGGGGGCTAGAGATATTATAATTAATAGTACAATAATGAAAAATTGAgcactttaatataatttttactaatgaaaatagTAACTAATTACTACAATACATCAGTATGAATCCCTCTATTATTTTCTTGTCATTTGACTCAATCTTtcactcattaaaaaaaatgagaGACAAGAAACCATATTTATTGTAAGCGGATGACAAACGTTTAGGATACATTTTTCTACGTACAAACGGAACAAATGTATTTGGTTTTGTTAAACTTACAAAGTGTTTCGAGATAATTTACAAGTTCTCTCGCGATTATCATATGTATTGTGTAGATAAAGTGATCTATCCAACGGAATATCATGTTTTCAcacacatttttgtataaatttgggGTTTCTCCGACATTCACTATCGCTGTTTTTACGTAATAAcacttttcacaaataaaatatatactatgTTTTTACTCTTACGATAGGTTTACGTCCCAACCATCTCataataatgaaaagtgtgaatgTTAAAAAAGTCGtaagatttttttcaaatacgTTTTCGATACTAAAATGTTAATGAATATGACATCACACGACAAAAGATTCTatcataaaatcataaataaattgttttagtgGATTTGAAACTATGTAAGAAAAACTTCAGCATTATAACAAAATGTTCCGCACGGGGAATAAATATTGCCATCTGAGTGAAGAGGTTAACATGAACTATGACGTAATTagtaaattgttataaaactggtGGTGTATAGTAACAAAATAACGCAATATCCTGTATGTACACATCTAGAAAAACGTACTAGGACTTACAAAAACGATAAGATTCATTATGTTAATCGCTTTCAATGAATAATACAACATGAAATGtgttgtaataattatattttttcttacatttttatttcttaatgggTGTTTAGTTTATGTCTATTCACTTGGTTCTTACCTTAAGTCACGTACAAAGTCAATATTTATTACCAATACTATTCAAAGTTCAATAAGTTTAGTACCATTGGTTTATATTATCACGACTTTTATTAAATCACGCATCATACTGTATTTTCTTTTAACATCTTGTTTAATCCTTTTATGTGAACTATTGTGGTTAATTATTGCTAACACTGTTGAAAATATTAGCCCACCTGTTATGGGACTATTTTGGCTCTGCTAGTAGAGCAGACGTCAGTTTCGATTACTTTTAaaacgtaaaatataaatataccttTAAGCTCATTATAATGAAAACCtacattaatttctaatatttagtATGGAATCATATAGACATTGCATAAATTATAAACATGACGTATTTGTGTCTGTTGATTCTGCCAGTGAAAGCCGTTTCTTTGGACATGAACACTTATCGTTACTAACGGCCAGTTGTATGCATAAGCAGATTTTATTAcgattaattcattaaaatttgtttggAAAGTCGATAAAAGCCATATGGATCCTGTTCCCATCTACAATTTTAGGTGTAGTGGTAATAAATAACGATAACTCACGTTTcctaataaattgtaattttttattatttttcgattttattttcacatgttgtagttataatacttgtttttaaaactgaAGTAAAGTGTTTTTAATAGTACACCATCTGACTCGAAAATATTTCACAGAAAGTTCTTTTAGCAAAATTTTGCGGCGTGTAATTTTTAATGTAGCATAATGAAAACCAGCATATTAATCCATCATTTAAAGTATGATTAGTAATTAGAACAGAAATAAAGTTttcctaaaaataataatattaaaaagtgttGTGAAAGATGAGTGTGGCCTTACGGTTAACGTACCGAATTATGTATTTCAGGGTCCATAGTTTTACACTTTTGGGCCGTACgcgagttataagagtgactgtgaATTTCCACTGTTTcattagagtagcctaagaataaTCTATCTTCCtcctagtttatcagttcaacattagatacgactagagcagatagtccttatgAAGCTTTGagcgaatatccgaaacaaacaattAGATGTTactaaaaaaatctaattaaatcGAATAAATCaaagaatattgttttaaataatatctgAAACACGTTGGGTTTGATATTGCTAATTGAATAGGTGAGGAGACTAGTTATAAGCAAAAGGGTACTTACTGTACGGGTACTATTTTGTCTGAGCTCTGTAATTAGTTGATGCACATACTCGAGAATCGTAGAGACATTGCGCAAGTTGTAAACATGACGTATTTGTGTCTGTTGATCAAGCCAATGAAGGTCGTTTCTTCACGTTACTTGGTGAACACTTATCTCTAGTAAAGACCAGTTGTGAGTGGAAAACTGGCAAAAATCCTTGACTTTTAAGAGTGTTTTCCCTGAAACAAATAATGCATGAAGTTTCAACATTCTTTACTTTTATATGACACAACACTTTAAACAAACTTACAAGTCAAGCTTCTAGCGTTTTAGCAAGAAAAACTTGCtactgtttttttgtatttgattttgtttgacAAATCGGTCATCTCACTTGTAAAAGTAATGGTGTAAACTAATAAACCCAATTCAACTAAGTTACAGTTTTAACTTGCAAAAAAATGTTAAGTGGCAATCTATCTAGAAACAAATTGTGTATGCTACCTGTATGATACAATCTTGTAACTTTAAAACTAAGCTCGAAATTGTTTTTAAACCAGTCCCAACTTTAGTTGCTCAGCAGAATAATAATCCACTTATTTAATGTGGCTACATATGATTCTCAAGCTTGTGAGGAATTAAACTGTACAAGTCAGTCTGGTTGAGAAAGGAGTGAAAACTTTTTATTGATGATTTTGTCATAATTAAACCAATTTCTCACGTAACCTTCATGTAATAGCAGGTCGTAGATTGAAGATGtctgaaaacaaacatatttaattcTGTGATAGTTTATGTATGGTAGGAAGTAGAGatgttaatactttttaaaaatattaaatgtctcTTTGGAGAAAATCCACTCTTCATTAAGatagttattataaaaaaaagtgaCATTAAACATGCTAAAAgtgacagttttaattttatgttacactATGCAAAAATGTTCAATGGAATAGCAAGTTTCACAAGACCTATTGAAAACAATGcatttttaatgttatcattCAACACATGTAAACATTTCTGATGGCGTTCTTTGATTCATAAAATAGGATTACTTGGATATACTTGAAAACGCTCTTTTTTCTGTGCAACAGTGCTGATTAGATACATTTTAGCATAATTGTTCACAATAGTTTTTAAGTCATCAGTTCTTTGTACATGTGGTTATAACTTTAGGAATATTCATCACTCTGTTATGACCGTTTGAAATGAAGTTATTTCGGTGTTTCCAAAGAGCAGTAAGGATCAGTTGCGCGAAAAAGGGAcgttttaaggttttatttgtatataatgtcTGACATATGGCCACGAGGTCACAGCTGTAGGGTGCACAAACCAGGTGGTTCTGGTTAAGAAAAATGCAGTAGAAAAGGAAATTGATCAGGAATATTTTAGAAGATAGAGGGGAAGGGGGTGTTAGCTTCTTGCTACTAGATGCGGCACGTTTATTACAGCTAGGTCATTGCTCTCAAAACAGGGTCTCGCACGCTGAGTATTCCAACTGTGGAGGTTATAATCAGTTCTGTTCTTCTACTTTCAGGGTCAGCTAGTGGTAACAGCCCTGAGGGTAGAGAGCTGCCCTCTAACGACAACAAAAGAAAACTTCATCAAGATGAGGATTTCTCGGTAAAACGGCCAAAGAAAGATTATGAAGATATTACCAACGTTGAAAGCAACAAAGAAGTTGATCTGGCCGCTACTGGTGTGGTGTCAGAAATGGAagagaaatgtaaagaaattgGTAATCAGCATTTGGAGAAGTGTCAGGATCAGGAAATGCCAATGGATGATATAATGCTTTCTTCTCGTCGGCGCATACCTCAGCTATGGAATCCACGCATGCGTTGGAAAGACGAACGACGTAAAGTTTTAAAGCTTTCGATGAACAAGTTGCGTCGTATCAAGGACCCAGAAGGTTCTTTGTGTCGCTCGGTTCTCATCAATAATACTGTCAAATGTTTGCAGAAGGAAATCCGCGAAGAAAAAAGTGCTCGCCACCGTGTTATGGGAAGAACATGTTATGTTTTAGATACTGACTCACTCGCATCCAACTCAACTTCGAGAAGCTGGACTTTCGATGCTGAGCCCTCTGATGTCATTCCTAGAAAACCTCGAAGtgattctgtttatttttcttcatgcAGTGAAGATATAACTAACTATGATGAACTCTTTGGTCTGGACGAAGAGGTTTTAGGAGCCGATGCGTCATGTAGACAATCCAGGCTACAAACACTCACTTCTGAACAGTTGGTTAACTGTGATGCGGATGTTTGCACGTGTACAAACCACAGTAACAGGAATGTCGTTAGTGGCTATCAGAAACATCCTCAGCCATATAGTTACAAAGGAAAGATTGTGGACGATCATAATTCGCGCCATCAAACAGCATCACCCAACCCATGTGCTACTCAGTACCGTATCAGCCATGACTCATTCCTGTCAGATGGACTTATCTCTCAAGGTGTATCAGTCTTGGACTCGGTTGTGTATCAGAGTTTATTAGCATCTTTAGAATCATGaggtgaaatgaaatatttgctaaaatatttgtaatacgtATTGCTATTATGACATCCTTTCAAACTATATCAAATgatctctgtttttttttttgtgtgtgttgtttatcACAGAATGTGGCTGAAACGTAAATAGCACGGTGTGTGCGGGCAGCCGTAAAGTTGAATATTACAACAAAAGCGTCAACAAGCATGTTCATTGTCCTACTTTGGCACGGGTTAGGCTGGTTGAGAGAGAGACCACGCACAGTATGTGGGTCACAGGGGGTACTGGCCCTCTTAGTTAGGATCAGAATCGAATAGCAACAGAGAAATCACGTATAATTATAAGCAAAGCTGTTCTAAAGTGCTTGTGACCTATAAAATGTTAACCTTATCTTTTGCATTACTCCAGTGAACGTCAACTACATGGAATCATTGCATTTCTATTGGGAATTTGCCTAGTTTGGGACACCTTTTTTTTAACCTTAACTATTTCTATCAACATCTAATAATTTCGACAGCTTGTGATTATAATCTTAAGATATAATTATTACTAGAAATGTAATagtaagttgtatttatttagtttaaacgTGAAAGGTTTTTCTGATTATTTAAGGGTCTGCTAAATGAGTGTAATAATTGTTTCGAAACAGTTAACTcctacttttacattttttatgtgaACAAACCTACGATAATAGCTTTGTGATGTTAAACATCACCGTGCTGTAAACAAGAGACAGGCGCAGTCAGTGGAATTGAGCTCAAGGTTACGCGATTTCATATTATGACATTATACAACAAGGAACCCGTTAATAGGGGACGCTGTACGAAATGAATAATGGCAGACAAACAAGAAATACATGTAAACGCAGTATTTTCACTTTCTAAActtttaaagtatatttgaaataaatataattcattacatatatatatgtacatatttattttatcaaattcactataattaattattgaaattttatttataatacaaatgatAATTAAAACAACT from Tachypleus tridentatus isolate NWPU-2018 chromosome 1, ASM421037v1, whole genome shotgun sequence harbors:
- the LOC143251582 gene encoding uncharacterized protein LOC143251582 — its product is MTLVLPAFCSNCPNSSLFCNNYPPNSFLFSENINTSSMPCGFDSEPLDFESVLLSVEWPSTLRDLPETTHDNDASKIVPGSASGNSPEGRELPSNDNKRKLHQDEDFSVKRPKKDYEDITNVESNKEVDLAATGVVSEMEEKCKEIGNQHLEKCQDQEMPMDDIMLSSRRRIPQLWNPRMRWKDERRKVLKLSMNKLRRIKDPEGSLCRSVLINNTVKCLQKEIREEKSARHRVMGRTCYVLDTDSLASNSTSRSWTFDAEPSDVIPRKPRSDSVYFSSCSEDITNYDELFGLDEEVLGADASCRQSRLQTLTSEQLVNCDADVCTCTNHSNRNVVSGYQKHPQPYSYKGKIVDDHNSRHQTASPNPCATQYRISHDSFLSDGLISQGVSVLDSVVYQSLLASLES